A window of the Butyricimonas faecalis genome harbors these coding sequences:
- a CDS encoding carboxypeptidase-like regulatory domain-containing protein, translating into MCFSVMGCALTQGQIYTPTTDNKIHFFGVIVDSITKEPLPGAVIYQITEEKFRKLTQFTVADKNGKFQFETPKYFSTRVEISCVGYKVRKFVLPKDHQTMNMGKVWLAPDIQKLDEVTVSARAKMYKQFGDTTRIYARSVKTLKGDAIIEILRQIPGIKVNQDGSVSMDGKPIEYTLLNDKLIFGDDKITALYTIDADQAMTIDIYDEEIESATSFKKQKSTVMNIRTKKDFNRYFTVEALLEGGQNHIKHENGNDPKIYNLNGKLGTFQEGFQAQLNTMKSNFMGQQDRYNQVLKNEMPRKQEYIRGKLVREFGDFNNYLRDRYSITGSYSKDKNQYIIRKENTYFPTEDFESQLANNENKQTSANTIYNVAVDGNYTSTPNIKAHFSGLFMSKDSDQSRVNQSETFRNGTLLTTTHNRINSEINHAYSSSYLNFAYKLNKKNFMHINLGINHEKPKRTESHDLEIMNSELETHTTLGVKNNSPHTDLSSSLHVTHLFDTSIVSGHSISLQIETLHKKAKINNTAVDKQTGLIDDIYSENYEMNTQTLSSGLEFIHKIPGRSITSRVTFNHIAINRDERIPEKYVIRKTFNTWSPFINISWEGEKRGNISLTFSISQQIPHVKLFSNILNISNPMFPQTGNPDLDPVKEYNFSMKHRLSSVKKQISLNTEVRLKYYTDNVVYKRQYFKNNTILPEYDSYEFPAGSTLISPINGNDYWDLKISSSIQKQINYLGRLETIVSYTFRDPQSEVAGRLVRQQEHKGTFNIKLATNFSRHIRLNLSNSTSYLWNQNSEKYKERGIQNKATVHLLLNFLQYANFESGYIMDYYNPSVSNTKINSHLLNAMLGYRIFKKRKGLISLNAFNILDKNTNFKTSVSNQFISNSWDRLFERYYTISFEYKFNSQK; encoded by the coding sequence ATGTGTTTTTCAGTCATGGGGTGTGCCCTTACACAAGGCCAAATCTACACGCCGACAACAGATAACAAGATTCACTTTTTTGGAGTAATCGTCGACTCCATAACGAAAGAACCTTTGCCAGGAGCCGTTATTTATCAAATCACCGAAGAAAAATTCAGAAAACTCACTCAATTCACGGTAGCCGATAAAAATGGTAAATTCCAATTCGAAACACCTAAATACTTTTCTACGCGCGTGGAGATTTCATGTGTAGGATACAAAGTTCGTAAATTCGTACTCCCGAAAGATCATCAAACTATGAACATGGGGAAGGTTTGGTTGGCTCCTGACATACAAAAACTTGACGAGGTTACCGTATCTGCCAGAGCAAAAATGTACAAGCAATTCGGTGATACCACGCGTATTTATGCCCGGTCCGTAAAAACACTAAAAGGAGATGCAATCATAGAGATCTTACGCCAAATCCCAGGTATTAAGGTGAATCAGGATGGTAGCGTCTCAATGGACGGGAAGCCCATAGAGTACACCCTTTTAAATGACAAACTGATCTTTGGGGATGACAAAATCACGGCTCTCTATACCATTGATGCTGATCAAGCGATGACAATCGATATTTATGATGAAGAGATTGAAAGTGCAACCTCTTTTAAAAAACAAAAAAGCACGGTGATGAATATCCGGACGAAAAAAGACTTTAACCGATATTTCACGGTCGAAGCATTGCTTGAAGGTGGACAAAATCATATCAAGCACGAAAATGGTAATGACCCAAAGATATACAATCTTAACGGAAAATTAGGGACATTTCAAGAAGGATTTCAAGCACAATTAAATACCATGAAATCAAATTTCATGGGTCAACAAGACAGGTACAACCAAGTGTTAAAGAATGAAATGCCACGAAAGCAAGAGTATATTAGAGGAAAATTAGTTCGGGAATTTGGTGATTTTAATAATTATCTGCGAGATCGTTATTCAATAACTGGTAGTTATTCAAAGGACAAAAATCAATACATTATCCGAAAGGAGAACACGTATTTCCCCACAGAAGATTTCGAGTCGCAACTTGCCAATAACGAGAATAAACAGACATCAGCCAATACAATATACAACGTTGCTGTAGATGGTAATTATACTTCAACCCCTAACATCAAGGCTCATTTTTCAGGATTGTTTATGTCTAAAGATAGCGACCAGTCACGAGTAAACCAATCTGAAACATTTCGAAACGGGACTCTCCTTACGACAACGCACAATAGAATAAATTCGGAAATAAATCATGCATACTCAAGTTCATACTTAAACTTTGCTTACAAGTTGAATAAAAAGAACTTTATGCATATCAACTTGGGAATAAATCATGAAAAACCGAAAAGGACAGAATCGCATGATTTGGAAATCATGAACTCGGAACTTGAAACTCATACTACTTTAGGAGTAAAAAACAATTCTCCGCACACAGACCTCTCGTCCTCGCTACACGTCACGCACCTGTTTGACACATCCATCGTCTCGGGACATTCTATCTCGTTACAAATTGAAACACTACACAAAAAAGCCAAAATAAATAATACAGCCGTAGATAAACAAACAGGCCTTATAGACGATATTTACTCGGAAAATTACGAAATGAATACCCAAACACTTTCCTCCGGCTTGGAATTTATTCATAAAATTCCGGGTAGAAGCATCACATCGAGAGTAACATTCAATCATATCGCGATAAATCGCGACGAAAGAATCCCGGAAAAATACGTTATTCGCAAAACATTCAACACGTGGTCTCCCTTCATTAATATATCTTGGGAAGGTGAAAAGCGTGGAAACATTTCATTAACATTCAGTATTTCGCAACAAATCCCACACGTAAAGCTTTTTAGCAACATACTTAATATCTCGAACCCTATGTTTCCGCAAACAGGGAATCCTGATTTAGATCCGGTTAAAGAGTACAATTTCAGTATGAAACACCGTTTATCCTCGGTGAAAAAGCAAATATCACTTAACACGGAAGTCAGATTAAAATATTACACGGACAATGTCGTGTACAAACGTCAATACTTCAAGAATAACACGATACTTCCCGAATATGACAGCTATGAGTTTCCAGCTGGTTCAACCCTCATCTCCCCGATCAATGGCAACGATTATTGGGACTTAAAGATATCCTCCTCCATACAAAAACAAATAAACTACTTGGGACGACTGGAAACCATTGTAAGTTATACCTTCAGAGATCCCCAATCCGAAGTGGCAGGAAGACTCGTCAGACAGCAAGAGCATAAAGGAACATTTAATATAAAATTGGCAACAAACTTTTCCAGACATATTCGATTGAACCTCTCGAACAGCACATCCTATCTTTGGAACCAAAATAGTGAAAAATATAAAGAACGGGGAATCCAAAATAAGGCAACCGTACATCTTCTCTTGAATTTCTTGCAGTACGCGAATTTCGAATCTGGGTACATCATGGACTATTACAACCCATCTGTATCCAACACGAAAATCAACAGTCATCTTTTAAATGCCATGCTAGGTTACCGTATTTTCAAGAAACGCAAAGGCTTGATCAGTCTTAATGCATTCAATATTCTCGACAAGAATACAAATTTCAAGACCTCTGTTTCAAATCAATTCATTTCCAACAGTTGGGACAGGCTTTTCGAAAGATATTACACGATTTCATTCGAGTACAAATTCAATTCTCAAAAATGA
- a CDS encoding cell division ATP-binding protein FtsE: protein MEAIIKLENAVIRQQKNTILKDVSLEIKEGEFVYLIGKVGSGKTSLLKTLYAELPLAYGKGEVAGYQLSKIKKSQIAYLRRKCGIVFQDFKLLTDRNVYANLEFVLKATGWRDKKAIKERINEVLDKVELPDKRDKFPHQLSGGEQQRIVLARALLNAPPIILADEPTGNIDPETSYRLIELLKDICDSGKTVVIATHQYDLIEHFPGRVFRCENGALQEDFSFAEKLAARNKVMNEGLESELINIDNSETIENQENIDLSEIQVEPHLKIIEEKKEKDNDDSDVIGFELL, encoded by the coding sequence GTGGAAGCAATTATAAAACTGGAAAACGCCGTTATTCGGCAGCAAAAAAACACGATTCTCAAAGATGTATCTCTGGAGATCAAGGAAGGCGAATTCGTTTACCTGATCGGTAAAGTCGGGAGTGGAAAAACGTCTTTGCTCAAAACATTATATGCAGAACTTCCTCTTGCTTACGGTAAAGGAGAAGTTGCCGGTTACCAATTGAGCAAGATCAAGAAATCACAAATTGCTTACTTGCGACGCAAATGCGGGATCGTGTTCCAGGATTTTAAATTACTGACAGACCGGAATGTTTACGCAAACTTGGAATTCGTTCTGAAAGCCACGGGATGGAGAGACAAAAAAGCGATCAAAGAAAGGATAAACGAAGTGTTGGACAAAGTAGAACTTCCCGACAAACGGGATAAATTCCCACACCAATTGTCCGGAGGTGAACAACAACGCATCGTGCTTGCCCGAGCATTACTAAACGCCCCTCCTATCATCCTGGCTGACGAGCCTACCGGGAACATCGATCCGGAAACTTCCTATCGACTGATCGAATTACTGAAAGATATATGTGACAGTGGTAAAACGGTCGTTATTGCCACTCACCAATACGATTTGATAGAACATTTCCCCGGGCGAGTTTTTCGTTGCGAGAACGGAGCCCTTCAAGAAGACTTCTCGTTTGCAGAAAAATTAGCTGCAAGAAATAAGGTCATGAATGAGGGCCTAGAAAGCGAATTGATTAACATCGACAATTCCGAAACTATTGAAAACCAGGAAAACATCGATCTTTCGGAAATTCAAGTTGAACCCCACCTAAAGATTATCGAAGAAAAAAAAGAAAAAGACAATGATGACTCCGATGTTATCGGGTTTGAATTGCTCTAA
- the rpe gene encoding ribulose-phosphate 3-epimerase, with product MSVIVSPSLLSADFLHLSKDIEMVNRSQADWFHLDIMDGVFVPNISYGLPVVSQIKKMATKPLDVHLMIVQPERYVEAFHKAGADILTVHYEACTHLHRTIQQIKAQGMKAGVSLNPHTPVSLLEDIIKDIDVVLLMSVNPGFGGQSFIEQTINKVDKLKKLIIESNSHTLIEIDGGVNFETGKRLVNAGADALVAGSFVFNATDPEANIKGLKEL from the coding sequence ATGAGCGTTATTGTTTCTCCCTCGCTATTATCTGCAGATTTTCTGCATCTATCAAAAGATATTGAAATGGTAAACCGGAGCCAAGCCGATTGGTTTCACTTGGATATCATGGATGGAGTATTTGTCCCTAATATATCTTACGGGCTCCCGGTTGTTTCCCAAATAAAGAAAATGGCCACCAAACCACTGGATGTGCATTTGATGATCGTGCAGCCGGAACGTTACGTGGAGGCTTTTCACAAAGCCGGAGCAGATATCTTAACCGTACATTACGAGGCATGTACTCACTTACACCGTACGATTCAGCAAATAAAAGCACAAGGTATGAAAGCCGGGGTTTCACTGAATCCGCATACCCCAGTCTCCCTGTTAGAAGATATTATTAAGGACATTGATGTCGTTCTATTAATGAGTGTGAACCCGGGATTCGGAGGGCAGTCATTCATTGAACAGACCATCAACAAAGTCGATAAACTGAAAAAACTCATCATAGAATCAAATTCCCATACCCTCATAGAGATTGATGGCGGGGTCAATTTTGAAACCGGAAAACGCTTGGTAAATGCCGGTGCCGATGCCCTTGTAGCAGGTAGTTTCGTGTTCAACGCCACCGATCCGGAAGCAAACATCAAAGGACTAAAGGAGCTATAG
- a CDS encoding gamma carbonic anhydrase family protein: MAIIRELNGHTPKFGKNCFLAENAAVIGDVEMGDDCSIWYGAVLRGDVHYIKIGNKVNIQDNATIHATYQKSPTNIGNNVSIAHNAVVHGCTIHDNVLIGMGAIVLDNAVIESNSIVAAGSVVTKGTVVESGWVYAGTPAKKLKQMGPELLRDEVERIVNSYSMYASWYK, translated from the coding sequence ATGGCAATAATCAGAGAATTAAATGGACACACACCGAAATTCGGCAAGAATTGTTTTTTAGCTGAAAATGCCGCTGTTATTGGCGACGTGGAGATGGGTGACGATTGTAGTATATGGTACGGGGCTGTTCTGAGAGGCGATGTACACTATATTAAAATCGGTAACAAAGTAAATATTCAGGATAACGCAACGATACACGCAACCTATCAAAAATCCCCTACCAATATCGGAAATAACGTTTCTATCGCCCACAATGCCGTGGTTCATGGATGTACGATTCATGATAATGTACTGATTGGCATGGGTGCTATTGTCCTTGACAATGCTGTCATCGAAAGTAACTCCATCGTGGCAGCCGGTAGCGTGGTGACGAAAGGCACCGTTGTTGAATCCGGCTGGGTATATGCGGGGACTCCTGCAAAAAAATTAAAACAAATGGGGCCGGAGCTCTTACGCGATGAAGTGGAAAGAATTGTAAATTCTTACTCCATGTACGCTAGCTGGTACAAATAA
- a CDS encoding IS256 family transposase, which produces MEFTHEQISEIISEITNGESGFHGLVKRGLESLMLTERSLHNETLSDVSNGFRGRRVCHGGKVFELRVPRSRNSNFYPMLLGVLKDQEEEAQKLVSSLYCSGLTTEQVGKIYEQFYGKHYSKSQVSRLLNTAREDVNAWLGRKLEKRYPILYIDATYVLTRRDESVSNEAYYTVLGVKEDRTREVLTVVNFPVESATNWKDVFEDLKARGVQEVNLLVCDGLPGIENVLADTFPLADLQLCTVHLKRNIAGKVKPRDKKQVLEELKQICAPDQWEISPEKAFLKFKEFIARWQKSYPVLKRYCHDRYRFYFTYFKYEREIRGMIYTTNWIERLNRDYKRVINMRGAMPNPRAVILLMGTVAQNADIYKYPIYNFLESRLFY; this is translated from the coding sequence ATGGAATTTACACATGAACAAATCTCGGAAATAATTTCAGAAATAACAAATGGCGAATCCGGTTTTCATGGATTAGTAAAACGCGGGTTAGAGAGTTTAATGCTCACCGAGCGAAGTCTTCATAACGAAACGTTATCAGACGTGAGTAACGGTTTTCGAGGCCGTAGAGTCTGTCATGGAGGTAAGGTCTTCGAGCTTCGGGTCCCGCGTAGTCGTAACAGTAATTTTTACCCGATGTTACTAGGCGTGTTGAAAGACCAGGAAGAAGAAGCGCAAAAGCTAGTGAGTAGCCTTTATTGTAGTGGTTTAACCACGGAACAAGTGGGTAAAATTTACGAACAGTTTTACGGCAAGCATTACAGTAAAAGTCAGGTAAGTCGTCTCTTGAACACGGCACGTGAAGATGTAAACGCCTGGCTGGGGCGTAAACTTGAGAAGCGTTACCCCATTCTTTATATTGATGCCACTTATGTCCTCACCCGGCGGGATGAGTCCGTGAGCAACGAAGCCTACTACACGGTTTTAGGGGTGAAAGAAGACCGGACAAGGGAAGTTTTGACCGTCGTGAACTTCCCCGTGGAAAGCGCCACGAACTGGAAAGACGTGTTCGAGGATCTAAAAGCGAGAGGGGTCCAGGAGGTTAACCTCCTGGTGTGTGACGGGCTCCCCGGCATTGAAAATGTCCTGGCGGATACTTTCCCGCTGGCGGATCTACAGCTATGTACCGTGCATTTGAAGAGGAATATCGCGGGAAAGGTCAAGCCAAGGGACAAGAAACAAGTGCTGGAAGAGCTTAAACAAATTTGCGCTCCCGACCAGTGGGAGATCTCGCCGGAAAAGGCTTTTCTAAAATTTAAAGAGTTTATTGCCAGGTGGCAGAAAAGTTATCCCGTCTTGAAAAGATATTGTCACGACAGGTACAGGTTCTACTTCACGTACTTCAAGTATGAAAGAGAAATCAGGGGGATGATTTACACTACAAACTGGATCGAAAGGCTGAACAGGGATTACAAGAGGGTTATAAACATGAGGGGCGCAATGCCAAACCCGCGAGCCGTCATCCTGCTCATGGGAACGGTGGCGCAAAATGCAGATATTTACAAGTACCCAATTTATAATTTTTTAGAATCAAGATTATTTTATTAA
- a CDS encoding IS1595 family transposase has translation MSNNANLFYFFKQFPDEDSCRKYLEKRRWGNTPTCPHCGNAQKIYRYKNGKTFKCAHCKKQFSVKTGTIYENSNIPLQKWFLTFYLISLSKKGISSIELSKTIGVTQKSAWYLLHKVRYMLEHRNSDNQLRGTVEVDETYVGGKKKGKRGRGSENKTPVFGAVQRGGRLSITPVPNAKRKTLEPIIHKRVKKGTHINSDEWWAYTKLCSDYAHDVVNHRRKEYVRGKVHTNTIEGAWSHLKRSIMGTYHRPSREHLSKYCAEFEYNYNTRKNSPEIKFKKIIDKNLIRVSYRTITGT, from the coding sequence ATGAGTAATAACGCTAACTTATTCTATTTCTTTAAACAGTTTCCCGATGAGGATTCTTGTAGAAAGTATTTAGAGAAACGAAGATGGGGTAATACTCCAACTTGTCCGCATTGCGGAAACGCACAGAAAATATACCGTTATAAAAACGGGAAAACTTTCAAGTGCGCACATTGTAAAAAGCAGTTTTCGGTGAAAACGGGTACAATTTATGAAAACTCAAACATCCCATTACAGAAATGGTTTCTTACTTTCTATCTGATTTCATTATCTAAGAAAGGTATTAGCTCTATTGAGTTGTCCAAGACTATCGGTGTTACACAAAAGAGCGCTTGGTATTTATTACACAAGGTTCGTTATATGCTGGAACATCGTAATTCCGATAACCAGCTACGTGGTACAGTCGAGGTTGATGAAACGTATGTTGGTGGAAAGAAAAAGGGCAAACGTGGTCGTGGTTCTGAGAATAAAACTCCCGTATTTGGTGCTGTACAACGTGGTGGACGTTTATCCATTACACCCGTACCAAATGCGAAGCGTAAAACCTTAGAGCCAATTATCCACAAACGAGTTAAGAAAGGAACCCATATAAACAGCGATGAATGGTGGGCATACACTAAACTATGCTCGGACTATGCACATGATGTAGTAAATCACAGACGTAAAGAATATGTTCGTGGTAAGGTACACACTAATACTATTGAAGGTGCATGGTCACATTTGAAGCGGTCAATAATGGGAACTTACCATAGACCGAGTAGGGAACACCTTTCTAAGTATTGTGCAGAGTTCGAGTATAATTACAACACCCGCAAAAACTCACCGGAAATTAAATTCAAGAAAATCATTGATAAGAATTTAATCCGTGTTAGTTATAGAACAATAACTGGCACATAA
- a CDS encoding Dabb family protein, whose translation MLKHIVMWKLKEFAEGKTKAENALIMKESLERLVGIVPEIKSLQVGINEKTSDMAYDAVLISTFEDTDALARYKVHPEHVKVSNYCKKIRDSRVFVDFHE comes from the coding sequence ATGCTAAAACATATTGTCATGTGGAAACTCAAGGAGTTTGCCGAAGGAAAAACAAAAGCAGAGAACGCCTTAATCATGAAAGAGAGTCTGGAAAGACTAGTCGGTATCGTTCCGGAAATAAAATCCCTACAAGTTGGCATTAATGAAAAAACATCGGATATGGCATACGATGCCGTATTAATCTCCACATTCGAAGATACGGATGCCCTTGCTCGTTATAAAGTACATCCGGAACACGTGAAAGTCAGCAATTATTGCAAGAAAATCAGAGATAGTCGTGTATTTGTTGATTTTCACGAATAA
- a CDS encoding AAA family ATPase, which translates to MNASEIGGGLKNECKNKRVMVEKARKSKISKKQTVTDINFKFKSIRTSCSEVVDFTGNKRYRTVFRLNEIETLFVDTEVINKQFDEKPWDAEIVAALIYMQGDRPMLVAQKGGKVTIPETESVFQFSTTFSAEDFTDFKFQEGVYRVQVMIDGQAGVSDEIHLLEPHDLFRDYFQLLDIGFDKCVEEAPDVQRPHSYQAFSAKGLEDIRFYLVAENFLSSEWTYEFLINVFDSNGILKASRVAKGNYYIPNREGKRLLCFALDLGAGLNNFWEEGKYRVDVLCFDQPVIHLEFSIGEQDLPYNFTDEIAEVNGQVHEVAGVPSTPQDKEEALSRLYQLVGLRKVKEEITRMYELAEFVKMRQENGFNDKLPVLNMILMGNPGTGKHLVTEITGEMFYRLGVLVNGKVHRYKREDFTRPGMDAEEQLIREAIAKSMGGILLIEDADELYPTNDPNDPAMRIFTVLLGILEQEQPSLLVVMAGDVMTLQAIVEGVPGMKKCFPYQFVFDDYSAEELMEITHQMLEKRQFKFTPEAEDKFSDMLKDCCSVRESGFSNGRFIEERLDDASTRMAKRLMSNHKGTRTKEDMMLIQVEDIDAPEQPDPSKSVDALNEMIGSKELKNSLISYINYIYFIRERQKHGYADVIPPLHMLFTGNRGTGKTTVARMLGEIFESAGILESSMVTVRSRGELIGDGSIPPQQIAMYVFEQARGGILFLEDAHTLFQDNVGAAALSVIFGQLSPTDNGDTIVILSGDPEAMDKALAGNPKVKTLFPYHFHFSDYTPEELLEIAVQKVAEKNYTLHPKAKEAFKALVSQVCNEHDKFFGNALFVEKMVDKAIHNLSARTMKIRKERELTRKEITTLMAVDIPTATSELPNSYRDTFDEKEIASALKDLDHMVGQTKLKKQIHDFVDLARHYNQQGIKLNTRVSLQWCFTGNSGMGKGTVARIIARIYKAMGIIDKSEVTSFKVERLLGLTEEDVIQSIGTALLQSKGGLFFFDEDSSSLNEVAGFRDRVRAILVNQLATQPGAYNVIYAKQDPPRQIINDEVEKVSDMINILVFEDYTADQLMEILKRDLATDNTRMTRTAQQHMEQFISYIVANKKRSHASARLIKLVAEMMMRNRVQRLAKSKKANDMETKHSVTKQDVEMFTPAMLDSMISERNTIGYKQ; encoded by the coding sequence TTGAATGCAAGTGAGATTGGTGGGGGATTGAAGAATGAATGTAAAAACAAACGAGTTATGGTGGAGAAGGCTAGAAAATCAAAAATATCAAAAAAACAGACGGTTACAGATATAAATTTCAAGTTTAAAAGTATTCGCACGAGTTGTAGCGAGGTAGTTGATTTTACCGGAAATAAGCGTTATCGTACAGTTTTTCGATTGAACGAAATCGAGACATTGTTCGTGGACACGGAAGTGATAAACAAGCAGTTTGATGAAAAACCTTGGGATGCGGAGATCGTGGCTGCTTTGATATATATGCAGGGAGACCGACCTATGTTGGTGGCGCAAAAAGGAGGAAAGGTTACAATCCCTGAAACAGAGTCTGTCTTCCAATTCTCAACCACTTTTTCTGCTGAGGATTTTACGGACTTTAAGTTTCAAGAAGGTGTCTATCGGGTACAGGTGATGATAGACGGGCAAGCCGGGGTATCGGATGAAATCCATTTATTGGAACCGCACGATTTGTTTCGGGATTATTTCCAGTTATTGGATATCGGGTTCGATAAATGCGTGGAGGAAGCTCCTGATGTGCAGCGCCCTCACTCGTATCAAGCTTTTTCTGCCAAGGGGTTGGAGGATATTCGGTTTTATTTGGTGGCAGAGAATTTTTTATCGAGCGAATGGACGTATGAATTTTTGATTAATGTATTTGATTCGAATGGCATATTAAAAGCAAGCCGAGTGGCTAAAGGGAATTATTACATTCCGAATCGGGAAGGGAAGCGCTTGCTTTGCTTTGCATTGGATTTAGGGGCAGGGCTGAATAATTTTTGGGAAGAAGGGAAATATAGGGTTGATGTGTTATGTTTTGATCAACCGGTGATACATTTGGAGTTTTCGATCGGGGAGCAGGATTTACCCTATAATTTTACGGACGAAATTGCAGAAGTTAACGGGCAGGTACACGAGGTCGCAGGTGTACCCTCAACTCCACAAGATAAAGAAGAGGCTTTATCTCGCCTGTACCAGTTGGTGGGATTGCGTAAGGTGAAAGAAGAAATTACCCGGATGTACGAGTTGGCGGAATTTGTGAAAATGCGACAAGAGAACGGTTTTAACGATAAACTTCCGGTTTTGAATATGATCCTTATGGGAAATCCGGGAACGGGTAAGCACTTGGTTACCGAGATCACGGGAGAGATGTTTTACCGTTTGGGAGTATTGGTAAACGGTAAAGTGCATCGGTATAAGAGAGAGGATTTTACCCGTCCGGGAATGGATGCGGAAGAACAGTTGATCCGGGAGGCTATCGCGAAGAGTATGGGCGGTATTCTGTTGATCGAGGATGCGGATGAATTGTACCCGACCAACGACCCGAATGATCCGGCTATGCGTATTTTTACCGTGTTGTTGGGAATTCTGGAGCAGGAGCAACCTTCTTTGTTGGTTGTCATGGCGGGAGATGTGATGACATTGCAGGCTATTGTTGAAGGTGTTCCCGGTATGAAGAAATGTTTCCCTTACCAGTTTGTTTTTGATGATTATTCGGCAGAGGAATTGATGGAAATCACTCATCAAATGTTGGAGAAACGGCAATTTAAGTTTACTCCAGAGGCTGAGGATAAGTTCTCCGATATGTTGAAAGATTGTTGTTCCGTGAGGGAATCCGGCTTTTCCAATGGTAGGTTTATAGAAGAGCGGCTGGATGATGCTTCGACACGGATGGCGAAACGGTTGATGTCGAATCACAAGGGAACACGTACCAAGGAAGATATGATGTTAATTCAAGTGGAAGACATCGACGCTCCGGAGCAACCGGATCCTAGTAAGTCTGTTGATGCATTGAATGAGATGATTGGATCGAAAGAGTTGAAAAACAGCTTGATTAGTTATATTAATTATATCTATTTTATCCGGGAGAGACAGAAACACGGGTATGCGGATGTGATTCCGCCTTTGCACATGTTGTTTACCGGGAATCGGGGAACTGGGAAGACTACCGTGGCTCGAATGCTCGGGGAAATATTCGAGTCGGCCGGGATTTTGGAAAGCTCTATGGTAACTGTTAGGAGCAGGGGTGAGCTTATCGGTGATGGCTCTATTCCCCCGCAGCAGATTGCCATGTATGTTTTCGAACAGGCAAGAGGGGGTATTCTTTTCTTGGAAGATGCTCATACCTTGTTTCAGGATAATGTGGGGGCAGCGGCATTGAGTGTCATTTTCGGGCAGTTGTCGCCTACCGATAATGGAGATACCATTGTTATATTGAGTGGTGATCCGGAAGCGATGGATAAAGCTTTGGCTGGAAATCCGAAAGTGAAAACTCTTTTCCCGTATCATTTCCATTTTTCCGATTACACGCCGGAAGAGTTGCTAGAGATTGCGGTTCAAAAAGTGGCGGAAAAGAATTATACCTTGCACCCGAAAGCGAAAGAAGCGTTTAAAGCCTTGGTTTCCCAAGTGTGTAACGAGCATGACAAATTCTTTGGAAATGCTTTATTTGTCGAGAAGATGGTGGATAAAGCCATTCATAACCTATCTGCTCGGACCATGAAGATCAGGAAGGAGCGGGAACTTACTCGAAAGGAGATTACGACATTGATGGCCGTGGATATTCCGACGGCGACTTCCGAGTTACCCAATTCTTATAGAGATACCTTCGACGAGAAAGAGATTGCCTCTGCCTTAAAAGATCTGGATCACATGGTGGGACAGACGAAACTTAAAAAACAGATTCATGATTTCGTGGATTTGGCACGTCATTATAATCAACAAGGGATAAAACTGAATACCCGCGTATCCTTGCAATGGTGCTTTACCGGAAACTCCGGGATGGGAAAAGGAACGGTTGCCCGGATTATTGCTCGTATCTATAAAGCCATGGGAATTATAGACAAGAGTGAGGTGACGAGTTTTAAGGTAGAGCGTTTACTCGGGTTGACCGAGGAAGATGTCATACAAAGTATTGGCACGGCTTTATTGCAATCGAAAGGTGGGTTATTTTTCTTTGATGAAGATTCCAGTAGTCTGAATGAAGTTGCCGGTTTCCGGGATCGAGTAAGGGCAATTCTTGTGAATCAGTTGGCAACACAACCGGGAGCTTATAACGTGATATACGCGAAACAGGATCCGCCCCGTCAGATTATCAATGACGAAGTAGAAAAGGTTTCTGATATGATTAATATTCTTGTTTTTGAGGATTATACGGCTGATCAGTTAATGGAAATATTGAAACGTGATCTTGCCACGGATAATACACGGATGACGAGAACGGCTCAACAACATATGGAACAATTTATATCTTATATTGTTGCGAATAAAAAACGTAGTCATGCCAGCGCCCGGTTAATCAAACTGGTTGCTGAGATGATGATGCGAAATCGGGTACAGCGTTTGGCCAAAAGCAAAAAAGCGAATGACATGGAAACGAAGCACTCGGTTACGAAACAGGATGTTGAGATGTTCACACCTGCCATGTTGGATAGTATGATATCAGAAAGGAATACAATCGGGTACAAACAATGA